A portion of the Musa acuminata AAA Group cultivar baxijiao chromosome BXJ1-1, Cavendish_Baxijiao_AAA, whole genome shotgun sequence genome contains these proteins:
- the LOC103982321 gene encoding pentatricopeptide repeat-containing protein At5g42310, chloroplastic isoform X1 gives MEAALIGFPLKPSLLNPFPRGFTSSPPGRRDLRKLAAVAPKNSILVPKDHLDDGVGQENEKEELSRESYNALIQSHCAKGRLDRSLHLLSRMEAAGMRPSTACYARLVYALGRTGRTLEADAVFREMKWSGHRLTSREYNALLGGFLRKGQLLMADRLLVEMGKEGIDRNRETYLLLLDSYVHSGRLEDTWWVLGEMKEKGFWLDSFVYSKIIRLYRDNGMWKKAMSLVVEMHELGIEPDVRMYNGMIDTFGKYGQLDEAVKIFEKMQSTGLKPDIMTWNALIRWHCKAGDLKHALGFFAKMQEAGLYPDPKIFVNIINRLGERGRWDEMKKLFEGMKYRGLRESGIIYSILVDIYGQYGTFHNAEECVAALKAEGMQVSASIYCVLANAYAQQGLCEQTLRVLQLMEADGIEPNLIMLNLLMNAFGIAGRHFEAMAVFEHIKESGISPDVVTYCTLMKAFMRGKKYEQVPIIYKEMEHAGCTPDRKAREMLHNASIICEQRGSFSTNSKTFLRSGNQ, from the exons ATGGAAGCTGCGCTTATCGGATTCCCCCTAAAACCCTCCCTTCTTAATCCCTTCCCTCGTGGCTTCACTTCTTCCCCGCCCGGACGACGCGACCTCCGCAAACTCGCTGCTGTCGCACCGAAAAATTCGATCTTGGTCCCAAAAGACCACCTTGATGATGGAGTCGGTCAAGAAAACGAGAAGGAAGAGCTTTCGCGGGAATCCTACAACGCTTTGATCCAATCCCACTGCGCAAAGGGCCGCCTTGACCGGTCTTTGCACCTCTTGAGCCGGATGGAGGCGGCGGGGATGCGCCCAAGCACGGCGTGCTACGCCCGCCTCGTCTACGCGTTGGGGCGCACCGGGAGGACGCTCGAGGCTGACGCCGTCTTCCGAGAGATGAAGTGGTCCGGCCATCGGCTGACCTCGAGGGAGTACAACGCACTCCTCGGCGGGTTCTTGAGGAAAGGGCAGCTCTTGATGGCTGATCGCTTGCTGGTCGAGATGGGCAAGGAGGGCATCGATCGGAATCGAGAGACTTACTTGCTCCTCCTGGATTCGTACGTCCATTCCGGGCGGTTAGAGGACACCTGGTGGGTTCTTGGAGAGATGAAGGAGAAGGGTTTTTGGTTGGATTCTTTCGTTTATAGCAAAATCATAAGGCTTTACAGGGACAATGGCATGTGGAAGAAGGCTATGAGCCTTGTGGTGGAGATGCATGAGCTAGGGATTGAACCTGACGTGAGGATGTACAATGGTATGATTGATACATTTGGGAAGTATGGTCAGTTGGATGAAGCAGTTAAGATATTTGAGAAAATGCAGAGTACAGGCTTGAAACCGGACATCATGACTTGGAATGCACTGATTCGGTGGCATTGCAAGGCTGGAGATCTGAAACACGCTCTTGGATTCTTTGCAAAAATGCAGGAAGCAGGATTGTACCCTGATCCCAAGATCTTTGTTAATATCATTAATCGGTTAGGAGAGCGGGGAAGATGGGATGAGATGAAGAAATTGTTCGAGGGTATGAAATATAGAGGTCTAAGAGAAAGTGGCAtcatatattcaattttagtGGATATATATGGTCAGTATGGTACGTTCCACAATGCTGAGGAGTGTGTGGCTGCACTTAAAGCCGAAGGTATGCAGGTTTCAGCGAGCATATACTGTGTATTGGCAAATGCATATGCTCAGCAG GGGCTGTGTGAACAAACTTTGAGGGTGCTTCAGCTAATGGAAGCAGATGGCATTGAACCAAACCTTATAATGTTAAATCTGTTGATGAATGCATTTGGTATTGCCGGAAGGCACTTTGAGGCAATGGCAGTTTTTGAACATATCAAGGAAAGT GGCATCAGTCCAGATGTGGTTACTTATTGTACTTTAATGAAAGCATTCATGAGGGGTAAAAAATATGAACAG GTTCCAATAATATATAAAGAGATGGAACATGCCGGCTGCACACCTGACAGAAAAGCTAGAGAGATGTTGCATAATGCCTCAATTATATGTGAACAGAGAG GTAGTTTTAGTACAAATTCAAAAACCTTTCTACGATCTGGAAACCAGTGA
- the LOC103982321 gene encoding pentatricopeptide repeat-containing protein At5g42310, chloroplastic isoform X2, which yields MEAALIGFPLKPSLLNPFPRGFTSSPPGRRDLRKLAAVAPKNSILVPKDHLDDGVGQENEKEELSRESYNALIQSHCAKGRLDRSLHLLSRMEAAGMRPSTACYARLVYALGRTGRTLEADAVFREMKWSGHRLTSREYNALLGGFLRKGQLLMADRLLVEMGKEGIDRNRETYLLLLDSYVHSGRLEDTWWVLGEMKEKGFWLDSFVYSKIIRLYRDNGMWKKAMSLVVEMHELGIEPDVRMYNGMIDTFGKYGQLDEAVKIFEKMQSTGLKPDIMTWNALIRWHCKAGDLKHALGFFAKMQEAGLYPDPKIFVNIINRLGERGRWDEMKKLFEGMKYRGLRESGIIYSILVDIYGQYGTFHNAEECVAALKAEGMQVSASIYCVLANAYAQQGLCEQTLRVLQLMEADGIEPNLIMLNLLMNAFGIAGRHFEAMAVFEHIKESVPIIYKEMEHAGCTPDRKAREMLHNASIICEQRGSFSTNSKTFLRSGNQ from the exons ATGGAAGCTGCGCTTATCGGATTCCCCCTAAAACCCTCCCTTCTTAATCCCTTCCCTCGTGGCTTCACTTCTTCCCCGCCCGGACGACGCGACCTCCGCAAACTCGCTGCTGTCGCACCGAAAAATTCGATCTTGGTCCCAAAAGACCACCTTGATGATGGAGTCGGTCAAGAAAACGAGAAGGAAGAGCTTTCGCGGGAATCCTACAACGCTTTGATCCAATCCCACTGCGCAAAGGGCCGCCTTGACCGGTCTTTGCACCTCTTGAGCCGGATGGAGGCGGCGGGGATGCGCCCAAGCACGGCGTGCTACGCCCGCCTCGTCTACGCGTTGGGGCGCACCGGGAGGACGCTCGAGGCTGACGCCGTCTTCCGAGAGATGAAGTGGTCCGGCCATCGGCTGACCTCGAGGGAGTACAACGCACTCCTCGGCGGGTTCTTGAGGAAAGGGCAGCTCTTGATGGCTGATCGCTTGCTGGTCGAGATGGGCAAGGAGGGCATCGATCGGAATCGAGAGACTTACTTGCTCCTCCTGGATTCGTACGTCCATTCCGGGCGGTTAGAGGACACCTGGTGGGTTCTTGGAGAGATGAAGGAGAAGGGTTTTTGGTTGGATTCTTTCGTTTATAGCAAAATCATAAGGCTTTACAGGGACAATGGCATGTGGAAGAAGGCTATGAGCCTTGTGGTGGAGATGCATGAGCTAGGGATTGAACCTGACGTGAGGATGTACAATGGTATGATTGATACATTTGGGAAGTATGGTCAGTTGGATGAAGCAGTTAAGATATTTGAGAAAATGCAGAGTACAGGCTTGAAACCGGACATCATGACTTGGAATGCACTGATTCGGTGGCATTGCAAGGCTGGAGATCTGAAACACGCTCTTGGATTCTTTGCAAAAATGCAGGAAGCAGGATTGTACCCTGATCCCAAGATCTTTGTTAATATCATTAATCGGTTAGGAGAGCGGGGAAGATGGGATGAGATGAAGAAATTGTTCGAGGGTATGAAATATAGAGGTCTAAGAGAAAGTGGCAtcatatattcaattttagtGGATATATATGGTCAGTATGGTACGTTCCACAATGCTGAGGAGTGTGTGGCTGCACTTAAAGCCGAAGGTATGCAGGTTTCAGCGAGCATATACTGTGTATTGGCAAATGCATATGCTCAGCAG GGGCTGTGTGAACAAACTTTGAGGGTGCTTCAGCTAATGGAAGCAGATGGCATTGAACCAAACCTTATAATGTTAAATCTGTTGATGAATGCATTTGGTATTGCCGGAAGGCACTTTGAGGCAATGGCAGTTTTTGAACATATCAAGGAAAGT GTTCCAATAATATATAAAGAGATGGAACATGCCGGCTGCACACCTGACAGAAAAGCTAGAGAGATGTTGCATAATGCCTCAATTATATGTGAACAGAGAG GTAGTTTTAGTACAAATTCAAAAACCTTTCTACGATCTGGAAACCAGTGA
- the LOC103982338 gene encoding RNA polymerase sigma factor sigA, with protein sequence MMATAAVIGLHTGKRLLSSSFCQTDLTEKLFSVPDHGSLPFSGGSTKCTIVAKKSSHFGSNVPPTRHIPTIKALREHVNTSAPSTSDTWSERPDLESSLEVLILLQKSMLEKQWELPFTQMTTVVAPENSCRMAEITRSGISARERRTISSRKCFSHQANMVPSSRVKQLHPSVSRELLKSDISGYVRGTVSENLLTHAEVANLSKTIKAGIHIQEQRAKLQDKLGFEPTDRQLASSLRMSRAELHTKMIESSLAREKLAMSNVRLVMSIAQKYDNLGAEMTDLIQAGLIGLLRGIEKFDSSKGFRISTYVYWWIRQGVSRALFKNSRTLRLPTHLHERLSSIRHAKIRLEEKGITPSIDKLAETLNMSQKKIRDATQAASKVLSLDREAFPSLNGLPGETLHSYIADRNVENNPWYGFEEWSLKDEVKKLLYTTLSKREREIIRLYHGIDSECHTWEDIGKRFGLSRERVRQVGLIAMEKLKHVARRRKLEAVLVKH encoded by the exons ATGATGGCTACAGCAGCAGTTATTGGATTACACACAGGAAAGAGGCTTCTGAGCTCTTCATTCTGTCAAACCGACCTCACTGAGAAGTTATTCTCTGTTCCAGATCATGGATCACTGCCATTTTCGGGTGGCTCCACTAAATGCACCATAGTTGCAAAGAAGTCTTCTCATTTTGGGTCAAATGTTCCACCAACCAGGCACATACCGACTATCAAGGCACTGAGAGAACATGTCAATACTTCAGCTCCTTCAACTAGCGATACATGGTCTGAGAGGCCTGATCTTGAATCTTCTCTAGAGGTCCTCATTTTGCTACAGAAGTCTATGTTGGAAAAGCAATGGGAACTTcctttcacacagatgacaactgtTGTTGCTCCTGAGAATAGCTGCCGGATGGCAGAAATTACTCGTTCAGGGATATCTGCCCGTGAGAGGAGAACTATTTCCAGTAGGAAATGTTTTAGTCATCAGGCTAATATGGTGCCATCAAGCAGAGTGAAACAGCTTCATCCAAGTGTTAGTCGCGAGTTACTTAAATCTGACATTAGTGGTTATGTGCGGGGCACCGTGAGTGAAAACTTGCTGACACATGCAGAAGTCGCAAATCTGTCAAAGACAATAAAAGCTGGTATACATATACAAGAACAGAGGGCAAA ACTGCAGGATAAATTGGGATTTGAACCAACTGACAGACAGCTGGCTTCTTCATTGAGGATGTCACGTGCTGAGTTGCACACAAAAATGATCGAATCTTCTTTGGCAAGGGAGAAGCTTGCAATGAGCAATGTTCGTCTAGTCATGTCTATTGCACAAAAGTATGATAACTTGGGAGCAGAAATGACTGACCTTATCCAG GCTGGTTTGATTGGGCTACTTCGTGGGATAGAAAAGTTTGATTCTTCCAAGGGCTTCAGAATTTCTACTTATGTATATTGGTGGATACGACAG GGTGTCTCGCGAGCATTGTTTAAGAACTCCAGGACATTAAGACTGCCAACTCATTTGCATGAAAGATTAAGTTCAATTAGACATGCAAAGATTAGATTGGAGGAGAAAGGAATTACACCATCAATTGAT AAACTTGCAGAGACCCTAAATATGTCGCAGAAAAAAATAAGGGATGCCACACAG GCAGCGAGCAAAGTACTTTCTCTTGATAGGGAAGCCTTTCCCTCATTAAATGGCCTTCCTGGCGAGACTCTTCACAGT TATATTGCAGACAGAAACGTTGAAAATAATCCATGGTATGGTTTTGAGGAATGGTCTCTCAAG GATGAAGTCAAGAAGCTTTTATATACAACACTTAGCAAGCGGGAGAGAGAGATTATTAGACTTTATCATGGTATTGACAGTGAGTGTCATACATGGGAGGATATCGGCAAACG GTTTGGTTTGTCGAGAGAACGTGTTAGACAAGTGGGGCTCATCGCCATGGAGAAGCTCAAGCATGtggcaagaagaagaaaattggagGCAGTGTTGGTAAAGCATTAA